In Niallia sp. FSL W8-0635, one genomic interval encodes:
- the ileS gene encoding isoleucine--tRNA ligase: protein MEYKDTLLMPKTAFPMRGNLPNREPDMQAKWKEMNIYEKVQNRTKGRPMFVLHDGPPYANGDIHIGHALNKILKDFIVRYKSMTGFQAPYVPGWDTHGLPIEQALTNKGVKRKEMTIAEFRKLCEEYALEQIDSQREQFKRLGVRGDWENPYITLKPAYEAQQIKVFGEMAKKGYIYKGKKPVYWSPTSESALAEAEIEYKDKKSASIFVGFKVKDGKGVLAEDVQIVIWTTTPWTIPANLGISVHPTLTYVVVEEKGNRYLVAQDLLESVKTEIGWEEANVVQEVKGAELEYILATHPIYGRDSLVMLGEHVTTDAGTGCVHTAPGHGEDDFLVGQKYGLEVLCPVDDKGVMTEEAPGFEGLFYDKANKPITEKLEEVGALLKLQFITHSYPHDWRTKKPVIFRATAQWFASIKDFRNELLDAVKETQWVPAWGETRLYNMVRDRGDWCISRQRAWGVPIPVFYAENGESIITDETIEHISHLFRENGSNIWFEKSAKELLPEGFTHPGSPNGEFTKETDIMDVWFDSGSSHQAVLLERDDLQRPADLYLEGSDQYRGWFNSSLSTGVAVTGKAPYKAVLSHGFVLDGEGRKMSKSLGNVMVPAKVMNQLGADILRLWVASVDFQADVRVSDAILKQVTEGYRKIRNTFRFLLGNLADFNPETDALAYAELREVDQFMMIKLNKLIKSVTESYDKYEFSTIYHNINNFCTLDLSSFYLDFSKDVLYIEATNNKERRAIQTVLYESLMSLTKLVAPILPHTADEVWDHISSVKEESVQLTDFPEYRTFENSDAVEEKWNKFLVVRDDVLKALEEARNQKVIGKSLAAKVTLYVNEEVGTLLNSIQENLQQLFIVSGFEIAGEYNSAPEEALKLENAAIVVSKADGETCERCWTVTTDVGTVKAHPTLCKRCALVVEENY from the coding sequence ATGGAATATAAAGATACGTTGCTTATGCCAAAAACAGCCTTTCCGATGAGAGGGAATTTACCAAATCGCGAGCCTGATATGCAAGCGAAATGGAAAGAAATGAATATTTACGAAAAAGTACAAAACCGTACAAAAGGACGTCCAATGTTTGTTCTTCATGATGGACCCCCATATGCAAATGGTGATATACATATTGGGCATGCTTTGAACAAAATTTTAAAAGACTTTATTGTCCGTTATAAATCCATGACTGGATTCCAAGCACCATATGTGCCTGGTTGGGATACACATGGTCTTCCAATCGAACAAGCTTTAACGAATAAAGGCGTTAAACGAAAAGAAATGACGATTGCAGAATTTCGTAAATTATGTGAAGAATATGCTTTAGAGCAAATTGACAGTCAAAGAGAACAGTTTAAGCGCTTAGGTGTTCGTGGGGATTGGGAAAATCCTTATATTACGTTAAAGCCTGCTTATGAAGCACAGCAAATTAAAGTGTTTGGAGAAATGGCGAAAAAAGGCTATATCTATAAAGGGAAGAAGCCTGTATATTGGTCTCCAACAAGTGAATCAGCTCTAGCAGAAGCAGAAATTGAATATAAAGACAAAAAGTCGGCATCTATTTTTGTTGGATTTAAAGTCAAGGATGGTAAAGGTGTTTTAGCAGAAGATGTACAAATCGTAATTTGGACAACTACTCCTTGGACAATTCCTGCTAACTTAGGTATTTCCGTTCATCCTACATTAACGTATGTTGTTGTGGAAGAAAAAGGAAATCGATATTTAGTTGCCCAAGACTTACTAGAAAGTGTTAAAACGGAAATTGGCTGGGAAGAGGCGAATGTTGTTCAAGAAGTGAAAGGTGCGGAGCTAGAGTATATTTTAGCCACACACCCAATTTATGGCCGTGATTCTTTAGTAATGCTAGGAGAACATGTAACAACAGATGCTGGTACTGGCTGTGTTCATACGGCACCAGGACACGGGGAAGATGACTTCCTAGTTGGTCAAAAATATGGATTAGAAGTACTATGTCCTGTTGATGATAAAGGGGTTATGACAGAAGAGGCTCCTGGCTTTGAAGGACTATTCTATGATAAGGCAAATAAGCCAATTACAGAAAAGCTTGAAGAGGTTGGCGCATTATTAAAGCTTCAATTTATTACACACTCTTATCCACATGACTGGAGAACGAAAAAACCAGTTATTTTCCGTGCAACAGCACAATGGTTTGCTTCTATTAAAGACTTTAGAAATGAACTATTGGATGCAGTTAAAGAAACACAGTGGGTACCTGCATGGGGTGAAACAAGATTGTATAATATGGTTCGTGATCGCGGTGACTGGTGTATTTCTAGACAACGGGCATGGGGTGTGCCAATTCCTGTATTCTATGCTGAAAATGGCGAGAGCATTATTACGGATGAAACAATTGAGCATATCTCTCATTTATTTAGAGAGAATGGTTCAAATATTTGGTTTGAAAAATCGGCTAAGGAATTATTGCCTGAAGGATTTACACATCCTGGCAGCCCGAATGGCGAATTTACAAAAGAAACAGATATCATGGATGTATGGTTTGATTCAGGATCATCTCATCAAGCAGTATTGTTAGAAAGAGATGATTTACAACGTCCAGCAGATCTTTATTTAGAAGGATCTGACCAATATCGCGGTTGGTTTAACTCTTCTTTATCTACAGGCGTAGCAGTAACAGGTAAAGCACCTTATAAAGCTGTTTTAAGCCATGGTTTCGTGTTAGATGGAGAAGGACGTAAGATGAGTAAATCACTAGGAAATGTGATGGTTCCTGCAAAAGTCATGAACCAATTAGGTGCTGATATTTTACGCTTATGGGTAGCTTCTGTAGACTTCCAAGCAGATGTACGTGTATCTGATGCTATTTTAAAACAAGTAACAGAAGGATATCGTAAAATCAGAAATACTTTCCGTTTCTTATTAGGTAACCTAGCTGATTTTAACCCAGAAACAGATGCACTTGCTTACGCAGAATTACGTGAAGTGGATCAATTTATGATGATCAAGTTAAATAAGCTTATTAAATCTGTGACAGAATCCTATGATAAATATGAATTCTCTACTATTTATCATAATATTAATAATTTCTGTACATTAGATTTAAGTTCATTCTATCTTGATTTCTCAAAAGATGTTCTTTACATTGAAGCAACAAATAATAAAGAAAGAAGAGCGATTCAAACCGTTCTTTACGAAAGCTTAATGAGCTTAACGAAGCTAGTTGCACCAATCTTACCACATACTGCTGATGAGGTATGGGATCATATTTCTTCTGTAAAAGAGGAAAGTGTTCAGTTAACTGATTTCCCTGAATACAGAACATTTGAAAATAGTGATGCGGTAGAGGAAAAATGGAATAAATTCTTGGTTGTACGTGATGATGTACTTAAAGCATTAGAAGAAGCACGTAATCAAAAAGTAATTGGTAAATCTCTTGCTGCGAAAGTTACTTTGTATGTGAATGAAGAAGTAGGTACACTACTAAATTCTATTCAAGAAAACTTACAGCAATTATTTATCGTATCAGGATTTGAAATTGCTGGTGAATATAATAGTGCACCAGAAGAGGCATTAAAGCTAGAAAATGCTGCAATCGTAGTATCAAAAGCAGATGGTGAAACATGTGAAAGATGCTGGACTGTTACAACAGACGTTGGCACAGTAAAAGCACATCCAACACTATGTAAAAGATGCGCACTTGTAGTAGAAGAAAATTATTAA
- the lspA gene encoding signal peptidase II, protein MFYYIIAAIIIILDQWTKWLVVKNMELGESIEVIKDFFYLTSHRNSGAAWGMLENQMVFFYIITVIVVIGLIYLIQTGTKGKILYGVSLGLILGGAIGNFIDRARHQYVVDFINTYIFNYDFPIFNIADSSLVIGVILLILVMLKEDRDAKKEKKHGKKGTYHSE, encoded by the coding sequence GTGTTTTATTACATAATTGCAGCTATAATTATTATTCTTGATCAATGGACGAAATGGTTAGTTGTAAAAAATATGGAACTTGGAGAAAGTATCGAAGTAATAAAAGATTTTTTCTATCTGACATCCCATCGTAATAGTGGTGCAGCTTGGGGAATGCTTGAGAATCAAATGGTGTTCTTCTATATTATCACTGTTATCGTTGTAATTGGATTGATTTATTTAATTCAGACAGGTACGAAAGGGAAAATTCTTTATGGTGTTTCTCTTGGTCTTATTTTAGGGGGGGCAATCGGCAATTTTATTGACCGCGCGCGCCATCAATATGTAGTAGACTTTATCAATACGTATATCTTTAATTATGATTTCCCAATATTTAATATTGCAGACTCATCTTTAGTAATTGGAGTTATTTTATTAATCCTAGTTATGCTGAAGGAGGATAGAGACGCAAAGAAGGAGAAGAAACATGGAAAAAAAGGAACATATCATTCAGAGTGA
- a CDS encoding RluA family pseudouridine synthase yields MEKKEHIIQSEQVNERIDKIVSTINSDWSRTQVQQWIKDGHVTVNGQTVKTKYKGVLNDVVEIEVPDAIELDVEAEEMDLDIYYEDSDVIVVNKPKGMVVHPAPGHVTGTLVNGLMAHCKDLSGINGVMRPGIVHRIDKDTSGLLMVAKNDAAHESLVNQLVAKTVTRKYKALVHGSIPHDYGTIEAPIGRDTKDRQSMTVLDKGKHAVTHFHVLERIDGYTYIECQLETGRTHQIRVHMKYIGYPLVGDPKYGPRKTLDIGGQALHAGILGFEHPRTGEYLEFEAPLPKDYENLLDTLRNNR; encoded by the coding sequence ATGGAAAAAAAGGAACATATCATTCAGAGTGAACAAGTAAATGAACGAATCGACAAAATCGTTTCTACGATTAACAGTGATTGGTCGAGAACACAGGTTCAACAATGGATAAAAGACGGTCATGTTACGGTTAATGGACAAACGGTAAAAACAAAGTATAAAGGTGTTTTAAATGATGTAGTCGAAATTGAAGTACCAGATGCTATCGAATTAGATGTCGAAGCTGAAGAAATGGATTTAGATATTTATTATGAAGATAGTGATGTTATCGTAGTAAATAAACCAAAAGGAATGGTTGTACACCCAGCACCAGGTCATGTAACGGGCACATTAGTAAATGGCTTAATGGCACATTGTAAAGATCTTTCTGGTATAAATGGTGTAATGAGACCAGGAATTGTTCATCGAATCGATAAAGATACATCTGGGCTTTTAATGGTTGCTAAAAATGATGCTGCACATGAAAGTCTTGTTAATCAGTTAGTGGCAAAAACAGTAACGAGAAAATATAAAGCTTTAGTACATGGTTCTATCCCACATGATTATGGAACGATTGAGGCGCCAATTGGTCGTGATACGAAAGATAGACAAAGTATGACGGTATTAGATAAGGGCAAGCATGCTGTTACTCATTTCCATGTATTAGAAAGAATCGATGGATACACCTATATTGAATGCCAATTAGAGACTGGACGTACCCATCAAATTCGTGTGCATATGAAGTATATTGGCTATCCACTTGTAGGAGATCCTAAATATGGACCAAGAAAAACATTGGATATCGGCGGTCAGGCACTGCATGCAGGAATACTAGGATTTGAACATCCACGCACAGGGGAATATTTAGAGTTTGAAGCACCACTTCCTAAAGACTATGAGAATCTTCTAGATACATTACGAAATAATCGTTGA
- the pyrR gene encoding bifunctional pyr operon transcriptional regulator/uracil phosphoribosyltransferase PyrR produces MSQKALVLDDQAIRRALTRIAHEIIEKNKGIENCILVGIRTRGIYIANRLAEKIAQIEGKPIEVGELDITLYRDDLSKKTKNEEPLVKGSDIPTDIQGLKVILVDDVLYTGRTVRAGMDALMDMGRPASIQLAVLVDRGHRELPIRADYVGKNIPTSSSEKIVVELTEVDGYDEVNIFEN; encoded by the coding sequence ATGTCACAAAAGGCACTTGTACTAGACGATCAAGCAATAAGACGAGCATTAACAAGAATTGCTCATGAAATCATCGAGAAAAATAAGGGGATTGAGAATTGCATACTTGTTGGAATTCGAACAAGAGGCATCTATATCGCCAATCGCCTAGCAGAGAAAATTGCACAAATTGAAGGAAAACCAATTGAAGTTGGTGAATTGGATATTACTTTATATCGAGATGATTTATCGAAAAAGACGAAAAATGAGGAGCCATTAGTGAAAGGCTCAGATATTCCAACAGACATTCAAGGATTAAAAGTTATTCTTGTAGATGATGTCTTATATACAGGAAGAACGGTTCGCGCCGGCATGGATGCACTGATGGATATGGGAAGACCTGCATCTATACAGCTTGCAGTCTTAGTGGACAGAGGTCATAGAGAACTACCAATAAGAGCTGATTATGTTGGAAAAAACATTCCTACTTCCAGCTCAGAGAAAATTGTGGTAGAACTTACTGAAGTGGATGGATATGATGAAGTGAATATTTTTGAAAATTAA
- a CDS encoding solute carrier family 23 protein, whose translation MNETKPLLGIKDKPSALQWVTLSLQHLFAMFGATVLVPFLIEMNPAVALVSSGVGTLAFLIITQFKVPAYLGSSFAFIAPVIAAKTMPGGGIGAAMIGTFIAGIVYGIVSLIIKKAGYRWIMNILPPIVVGPVIMVIGLALASTAVGQAMYVNNGSENQEYSLLYISVALVTLLATILFTMFGKGVFSFIPILAGIIVGYVYALLVGVVNFQGVLDAKWFAMPDFIFPFVDYPVSVNLALLTIFVPVAIVTLTEHIGHQLVLSKVVGKDYIKDPGLHRSILGDGTATILSALMGGPAKTTYGENIGVLAITRVYSVYVLAGAAVLAIGFGFIGKIAALIQSIPTPVMGGVSILLFGIIASSGLRIIVEAKIDFNKNRNLVIASVILVTGIGGFSIHMGENFKLEGMAFAAILGIILNLVLPGREKVKEDLFEEAIAVDETK comes from the coding sequence ATGAACGAAACAAAACCCTTATTAGGAATTAAAGACAAGCCAAGTGCCCTTCAGTGGGTAACGTTAAGCTTACAGCATTTATTCGCTATGTTTGGTGCAACAGTGTTAGTACCATTCTTAATAGAAATGAACCCTGCGGTTGCTTTAGTCTCAAGTGGTGTAGGTACACTCGCATTCTTAATCATTACGCAATTTAAGGTTCCGGCCTACTTAGGATCATCCTTCGCCTTTATCGCACCAGTAATAGCTGCGAAGACAATGCCTGGTGGAGGTATAGGGGCAGCCATGATTGGAACATTTATAGCCGGGATTGTATACGGCATCGTATCCTTAATCATCAAAAAAGCTGGTTATCGTTGGATTATGAATATCCTACCGCCGATTGTTGTTGGACCAGTAATCATGGTTATCGGGCTAGCATTAGCTTCCACAGCAGTAGGGCAAGCAATGTATGTAAATAATGGTAGTGAAAATCAAGAATATAGCTTGCTTTATATCTCTGTTGCGCTAGTAACCTTACTAGCGACAATACTTTTCACCATGTTTGGCAAAGGAGTATTTAGCTTCATCCCAATCTTAGCAGGAATAATTGTTGGTTATGTATATGCCTTACTAGTAGGTGTTGTTAACTTCCAAGGTGTTCTGGATGCGAAATGGTTTGCAATGCCAGATTTCATCTTCCCATTTGTAGATTATCCAGTATCAGTTAATCTTGCCTTACTAACAATATTTGTACCAGTTGCAATTGTTACATTAACAGAGCATATTGGTCATCAGCTTGTATTAAGTAAAGTTGTTGGCAAAGATTATATTAAAGATCCTGGGTTACACAGAAGTATTTTAGGTGATGGAACAGCAACCATTCTCTCCGCATTAATGGGTGGCCCTGCCAAAACAACGTATGGAGAGAACATCGGAGTATTAGCTATCACAAGAGTATACAGCGTTTATGTATTAGCAGGAGCGGCAGTACTTGCAATCGGGTTTGGATTTATTGGCAAAATCGCAGCATTGATTCAATCCATCCCAACACCGGTAATGGGAGGAGTATCGATCCTTCTATTCGGAATCATCGCTTCCTCAGGTTTAAGAATCATTGTAGAAGCAAAGATTGACTTCAATAAAAATCGCAATTTAGTCATTGCATCAGTCATCCTAGTAACAGGAATCGGAGGCTTCTCCATTCATATGGGAGAAAACTTTAAATTAGAAGGAATGGCATTTGCCGCAATCCTAGGAATTATCTTAAATCTAGTATTGCCAGGTAGAGAAAAAGTAAAAGAAGATTTATTTGAAGAGGCAATTGCCGTAGACGAAACTAAATAG
- a CDS encoding aspartate carbamoyltransferase catalytic subunit codes for MENLLTTTELTVTEIKEILRDAQRFANGETWKPANQSFVANLFFEASTRTKSSFEVAERKLGLEVIPFETTTSSVVKGETLYDTVRTLESVGVNAIVIRHEKDHYFNELVGKVNIPVINAGDGCGHHPTQSLLDLLTIQQEFQRFNGLKISIIGDISHSRVARSNADALTRLGAEVVFSGPREWFDETVLQDANYEDIDTAIETSDVVMLLRVQHERHGDERAAFDKESYHRLYGLTVERERKMKPGSIIMHPAPVNRDVEIADELVECERSRIFKQMENGVFIRMSVLKRSLENIGGRNEHVNTYQKWPVA; via the coding sequence ATGGAAAACTTATTAACTACGACTGAGTTAACCGTTACAGAGATTAAAGAAATCTTAAGAGACGCACAACGATTTGCAAATGGAGAAACGTGGAAACCAGCAAATCAATCCTTTGTGGCAAACCTCTTTTTCGAAGCTAGCACGAGAACAAAAAGCAGCTTTGAAGTAGCGGAAAGAAAGTTAGGACTTGAGGTAATCCCTTTTGAAACAACAACCTCAAGTGTTGTTAAAGGAGAAACACTATATGATACTGTTCGAACGCTGGAATCAGTAGGAGTAAATGCTATTGTCATAAGACATGAAAAGGATCATTACTTTAATGAATTAGTAGGGAAGGTAAATATACCAGTCATTAATGCTGGTGATGGCTGTGGTCATCATCCTACACAGTCACTGCTAGACCTTCTGACGATACAGCAGGAATTCCAACGCTTCAACGGCTTGAAAATAAGCATAATCGGAGATATCAGCCATAGCCGTGTTGCAAGGTCGAATGCAGATGCCCTAACAAGACTCGGGGCAGAGGTTGTTTTTTCAGGACCAAGAGAATGGTTTGATGAAACAGTCCTTCAGGATGCAAATTATGAAGATATTGATACAGCGATTGAAACATCTGATGTTGTTATGCTGCTACGTGTCCAACATGAAAGACATGGGGATGAAAGAGCGGCTTTTGATAAAGAAAGCTACCATAGACTTTATGGGTTAACAGTAGAAAGAGAAAGAAAAATGAAGCCAGGCAGCATTATCATGCATCCTGCACCAGTGAACAGAGATGTAGAAATTGCAGATGAATTGGTTGAATGCGAACGCTCCAGAATTTTTAAGCAAATGGAAAATGGTGTATTTATCCGCATGAGTGTCTTAAAGAGATCATTAGAAAATATCGGAGGGAGAAATGAACATGTCAATACTTATCAAAAATGGCCAGTTGCTTAA
- a CDS encoding dihydroorotase, with translation MSILIKNGQLLNTTGELEQKDILIENGAIKTIAKEIDMNADEVIDAAGKIVAPGFIDLHVHLREPGGEKKETIATGTMAAARGGFTTIANMPNTRPVPDTVENLHNLNERIKNTANVNVLPYASITIRQLGAELTDFKALKELGAFAFTDDGVGIQEAGQMLEAMKQAAALDMAIVAHCEDNSLINKGCVHEGEFSKANGVNGIPSVCESVQIARDVLLAEATGCHYHVCHISTKESVRVVRDAKKAGIRVTAEVSPHHLLLADTDIPSLDTNYKMNPPLRGAEDRKALLEGLLDGTIDFIATDHAPHTAEDKAQSMQLAPFGIVGLETAFPLLYTHFVKTGVMTLQQLIDYLTVKPAQSFNLDAGTLEEGKNADIVLLDLEDINKIDPETFLSKGRNTPFAGWECQGWPVATIVGGKIAWRKESVHA, from the coding sequence ATGTCAATACTTATCAAAAATGGCCAGTTGCTTAATACTACAGGGGAATTAGAACAGAAGGACATATTGATTGAAAATGGAGCGATCAAGACGATTGCAAAGGAAATCGATATGAATGCAGATGAAGTGATTGATGCAGCTGGAAAAATAGTTGCTCCAGGGTTTATTGACCTACATGTTCATTTAAGAGAACCAGGTGGAGAAAAGAAAGAAACGATTGCAACAGGGACAATGGCAGCAGCACGCGGAGGGTTTACAACGATTGCGAATATGCCAAACACTAGACCTGTTCCTGACACTGTCGAAAATCTACATAATTTAAATGAAAGGATTAAAAATACGGCAAATGTAAATGTTTTACCGTATGCGTCCATTACCATTAGACAATTAGGGGCTGAGCTTACAGATTTTAAGGCACTTAAAGAATTAGGAGCATTTGCTTTTACAGATGATGGTGTGGGAATTCAAGAAGCAGGCCAAATGCTTGAAGCAATGAAGCAAGCTGCTGCATTAGATATGGCGATTGTTGCTCACTGTGAAGATAATAGCCTCATTAATAAAGGCTGTGTTCATGAAGGGGAATTTTCAAAGGCGAACGGTGTAAATGGGATTCCAAGTGTTTGTGAATCTGTGCAAATTGCAAGAGATGTTCTTTTAGCAGAAGCAACAGGCTGTCATTATCATGTATGCCACATCAGCACAAAAGAATCTGTACGTGTTGTAAGAGATGCGAAAAAAGCTGGAATCCGCGTGACAGCGGAGGTTTCACCACATCATTTATTATTAGCAGATACAGATATTCCTTCTCTTGATACGAACTATAAAATGAATCCTCCTTTAAGAGGAGCAGAGGATCGTAAAGCTCTACTCGAAGGCTTATTAGATGGAACAATAGACTTTATTGCAACAGACCATGCGCCGCATACAGCAGAAGATAAGGCACAATCGATGCAGCTTGCACCATTTGGAATTGTTGGTTTAGAAACAGCTTTTCCACTCCTTTATACACACTTTGTAAAAACAGGAGTAATGACGCTACAACAGTTAATTGATTATCTAACAGTGAAACCAGCTCAAAGCTTTAATTTGGATGCTGGAACATTAGAAGAAGGAAAGAATGCAGATATCGTCCTTCTTGATTTGGAAGACATAAATAAAATTGACCCTGAAACATTTTTATCAAAAGGAAGAAATACACCATTTGCTGGTTGGGAATGTCAAGGTTGGCCAGTTGCAACAATCGTTGGTGGAAAGATTGCTTGGAGAAAGGAAAGTGTACACGCATGA
- a CDS encoding carbamoyl phosphate synthase small subunit, protein MKKQLILEDGTVFIGKGFGADTEKFGEVVFNTGMTGYQEILSDPSYCGQIVTLTYPLVGNYGINRDDFESITPAIHGFIVKEVCDFPSNWRNELSLDEYFKQKNIPGIAGIDTRKLTRIIRQYGTLKGAICSIEENAEEVIAKLKGITLSTDQVKQVSTKKPYPSPGRGSRVVLVDYGMKHGILRELNKRDCDVIVVPYNTTAEDILHLSPDGVMLSNGPGDPKDVPESIEAIKGIIGKVPLFGICLGHQLFALASGANTEKMKFGHRGSNHPVKDLLTGKVSLTSQNHGYTVEEESIKHTNLEVTHIALNDGTIEGLQHKEYPAFTVQYHPEASPGPEDANYLFDRFMEMIQSHKQEGAAYVKA, encoded by the coding sequence ATGAAAAAACAATTAATTCTTGAAGATGGCACGGTATTTATCGGAAAAGGCTTCGGTGCCGATACAGAAAAATTTGGTGAAGTAGTATTTAACACAGGAATGACAGGCTATCAGGAAATTCTATCCGATCCATCCTACTGTGGACAAATTGTCACACTTACGTATCCTTTGGTAGGAAATTATGGCATCAATCGAGATGATTTCGAATCGATAACGCCAGCCATTCATGGATTTATTGTGAAAGAAGTGTGTGATTTTCCTTCAAACTGGCGTAATGAACTATCCTTAGATGAATATTTCAAACAAAAGAATATCCCAGGAATTGCAGGAATTGATACGAGAAAATTAACCCGTATTATCCGTCAATATGGAACGTTAAAAGGAGCAATTTGCAGCATCGAGGAAAATGCAGAGGAAGTAATCGCAAAATTAAAAGGGATTACGTTAAGCACAGACCAAGTAAAGCAAGTTTCTACAAAGAAACCATATCCAAGTCCAGGCCGTGGAAGTCGCGTTGTGTTAGTAGACTATGGCATGAAGCATGGAATTTTACGAGAATTAAATAAACGAGATTGTGATGTAATCGTTGTTCCTTATAATACTACAGCAGAAGACATTCTACATTTAAGTCCAGACGGAGTGATGCTATCAAATGGACCTGGGGATCCAAAGGATGTGCCCGAGTCCATTGAAGCAATTAAAGGAATTATTGGAAAAGTACCACTGTTTGGAATCTGTCTAGGTCATCAATTGTTCGCACTTGCAAGTGGGGCAAACACAGAGAAAATGAAGTTTGGTCATAGAGGATCAAACCACCCCGTGAAGGATTTGTTAACAGGAAAAGTTTCTCTAACATCTCAAAACCATGGCTATACAGTAGAAGAAGAATCTATTAAGCATACAAACTTAGAAGTAACACATATTGCTTTAAATGATGGAACAATCGAAGGCTTACAGCATAAAGAATATCCAGCATTTACGGTGCAATATCATCCAGAAGCTTCACCTGGACCAGAGGATGCTAACTATTTATTCGATCGTTTTATGGAAATGATACAATCTCACAAACAGGAAGGTGCCGCATATGTCAAAGCTTAA